The sequence AACCAGATGGAGAACAACCACCGCCCGGTGGCCTCCTCCGTGCTGCTCGCGCTGGCTCGGGAGTTCGCCTACGACATCTCGACCCTCGATGCGGGCGAGGCGGAGCGGCTGGTCGCCGACATGAAGGAGGCGCTGGCCGATCCGGGGCTGGGCGAGGTGCCGGTGCCTGACCTGTCGCTGGTGGCATCCAACGCCCCGGCGCTGGCGCGGGCGTTTCTGGCCCTCCACCGCCAGCATCGGGAGGTGCGGGATCGCCTCGCCACGCTGGACGCCCGGATGGCGGGGACGGGGCACGCGCCGCAACCCTGGGAGGAGGTGCGCGACTTCTTCCACTACTGCGACAACTACATCGACGCGATCGACCGGGCGGCGGAGGGCTTCGCCGCGCGCCATCTGACGGGCGTGGACGCGCTGGAGGATTGCGCCGCGTGGCTCAAGGCGCAGGGCACCCAGCTCATCCGCCTGCCGCGCGGACCGCTGCGCCGGTACGAGGGCGATACGCTCACCATCTCGACGGAGCCGGAGCGGGCGACCCAGCTTTTCCAGGTGCTCCACCAGGTCGGGCTGATCGCCCATGGCGACCTGATCGACGCGACGCTGGACCTCGCGCGCTTCTCGACGCAGGACGCGCGGGACATCGCGCGGGTGGGGCTCGCGAACTACTTTGCCGGGGCCGCGCTGCTGCCCTACGGCGACTTCGCCCGAGCGGCGCGGGAGATGCGGCACGATCTGGAGCGGCTCGCCCGCCGCTTCGGCGCCTCGATCGAACAGGTGGCGCACCGGCTGTCGACGCTGCAAAGGCCGGGGGAGAAGGGGGTGCCCTTCTTCTTCGTCCGCGTGGATCCGGCGGGGACGATCACCAAGCGGCACTCTGCCACCCGGCTGCAATTCGCGCGGTTCGGCGGGGCGTGTCCGCTCTGGAACGTGCATCGGGCCTTCGAGACGCCGGGGCGGTTCCTCACCCAGCTCGCCCAGACGCCGGACGGGGTGCGCTATGTGTGCCTCGCCCGTGAAGTCACGAAGCCCGGCGGCAGCTATCGCGCGCAGGTCCCGCGCCACGCGATCGGGCTGGGGTGCGAGGTGGAGCATGCCGGGGAGCTGATCTACGCCGACGGGATGCGGGTGGACGACGCCGCGGCCTTCGAGCCCATCGGCGTGTCCTGCCGCATCTGCGAGCGCACCCGCTGCCACCAGCGCGCCCTGCCCCCGCTGGAACGCCCGGTGCGCATCGACGCAAACCGCCGCGGGGCGTTGCCGTATGCGCTGGAGTGAAGCCCTACGGTAGGCCATCTGAACCGAGGATCGCGTCCGATCCCGAGGGCGAGGTTGGGCGCCCCGGCGGGACTATTGATCTGCTGATCTGCGATTGCGCCGAGAATCACTAATCTATGCGAATGCCAAAATGAGATCGGGGCTAGGAGGGCAGCGCCCGACCCTGGGTGGGCGCTTCGGGACCCGTGAACAGCAGCCGAATTTCGCAAGCCTCCGAGCCTCAGTCAGAATTGACCCGTCGCAAAAGCGCCCTCCCGTGGGGAGGGTCGGGCGCTGCCCGGCGGTGCCGCCGGGCGGAAAGCTCGGGCGCCGGCCTCCCGTTGCGCCGGTGATTGCAAACCGCCCTGCCCCGTGCCTACCTGTGCCGAAACCGAAGGAGGCCCCCATGGAAATGTCCGGAACCCGCGAGATCGCAGCCCCGCGTGCCACCGTCTGGGCCGCGCTCAACGACCCCGAGGTGCTCAAGGCCTGCATCCCCGGCTGCCAGGAGCTCACCGGCTCGCCCGAGGACGGCTTCGAGGCCACCGTCGTCCAGAAGGTCGGACCCGTGAAGGCGACCTTCAGAGGCGGCGTGACGCTGGAGGACGTGACAGCCCCCGAAAGCTACCGCCTCGTCGGCGAGGGCAAGGGCGGCGCCGCGGGCTTCGCCAAGGGGGCCGCGGACGTGAAGCTGACCGAGACGGCGGAGGGCACGGAACTCGCCTACACCGTCGACGCCAAGGTCGGCGGCAAGCTCGCCCAGCTCGGTTCCCGCATCGTGGACGGTTTCGCGAAAAAGATGGCCGACCAGTTCTTCGAGCGCTTCAAGGACGAAGTGGAGGGGGCTGGGGTCAGCTGAGGCGTCCCGCCTTGCGGATCAATGCGGGGTAGTAATTGAACGCGCAGTCCCAAACGTGCTCATCGTTTATGGTTGGACCCCAGGAAATCTGAAACCACGCTTCATCAATATCCTGCGCCAATAGAGCCACCATCGCTTTCGGGAGGCCAGTTTCCGCAAGCTTTTCCTGTTGCCCCCTCAGCGACCAGACATTTCTGAAATACGTCTCGAGCGTGAGAGCAACAGGGTACTCTTCGTCCCCTTGAGTATATCGCGGAACACCGAGATGGATTGGCTTGGCGAAGATCTTGGCATGCGCATCAAGAGCACGTTGCACGCCCTCTTCTCCTCTCCAAGCCTCTCTTTCAATATCATTGAATTCGGTGTGAAAGCCTTGCTGATGAATTACGATCAGCGGGATGAGTACCGCTAGGTTGAGAGGAACGGGTTTATCCCAGACATGCATTGTATCGGCGATGATGGTGAGACACTGCCGCGCGTCTCTCAGCGAAGCATTCTGCGCCTCCAGCATCTGTTCCAAGACATGGAGCGGATCGACGTCATGTGGCATGGGAAGTTCTGCATCCCGAATGATGCTTGCTTCTGGCGAGTTTAAAATGATCCCTTGCAGGCTACCCTCATCGAACCGATACGTCCGGTCAAAGAACCGCCGCAGGTAGGCCTTCGCGTCGAAGCCCTCGCCGTAGACCGCGCGGATGGAGTGCTGGAGTTGCTCCGTGTCCGTCGCGATCACGAAGGCAACGTTCCTCACGCCGAAGAGGTGCTTGATGCGCTCCAGCATCTCGATGGCGTAGGTGGGACGGCAGCGGTCGAGCTCGTCGATCAGGATGTGGAGTGGGGTGTCGCGGTCCTTCACGGCTTCGACCAAAGCTTCCTTGAAGTCGGTCACGGTTTTCTGCTGCGTCTCGAACCGCGCTATGAGGGCGGTGCTCGCCTCATCCAGCGCCGCCGAAAGGCCGGCTTCCGTGATCTCGGCCCCGGTCTCGCCGATCTGCTCGGCCACTTCCTCCACAGCCTCGCCGATCATCTTGCGCCCAACCTGTTTTGCCATGCCCTTTCCGATGGTCAGGGCCATGCGCGAGCCCTTCTGGAGCAGGGAGTTCGCCACTGTCTCGGCCGAGCCGCTCCCTGATCGCAGCGCCTCCGTCACCGCCTTGAGCACCGGCAGCAGGGGATCGTCGGCGAAGTCGCTTTCCCACGCGTTCACCATGACCGCGTCGTCGCCGAGGCGCTTCTTCAGGAGGCGCAGGAAGGTCGTCTTGCCCATGCCCCACGCCGCATCGACGTTGAGCACCAGGCCCTGCGGGCCAGTAGCGCGGGCGGCGGCGAAGCGAGCGACGGTTTCCGCATCTTCGCTCCGCCCCAGGACGTCGTTGATCTTTTCCATCGGCGGAGCTTCAGCGCTAAGCTCGCGCCACGCAAGATGGAGGGTCGCGATGATCTCGCCCGACTGGGTCCGCATGATGGCGCGCTACAATGCCTGGCAGAACGGGCTCGTCTACGACTGTGCCGAGCGGGTGGGGGCCGCGGCGCGGCAGGCGGAGCGCGGGGCCTTCTTCGGCTCGATCGAGAAGACGCTGAACCACCTCCTGTGGGCCGACCGGATGTGGATGAGCCGCTTTGCCGGGACGCCGAAGCCGAAGACGGGCTCCATCGCCGCCTCGGTGGGGGAGGAGGCGGACTGGGCGACGCTCGCGGCGGAGCGGGTGGCGATGGACCGCGTGATCTCCGACTGGGCAGCGGGCTGGAGGCGGGCGCGCTAGAGGGCGATCTCACCTGGTTCTCCGGCGCCTCGGGGCGGGAAGTGACGAAGCCGCTCGCGGGTCTCGTGGTGCATTTCTTCAACCACCAGACGCATCATCGCGGGCAGGTCAATGCGATGCTGACGGCGGCGGGCGAGCGGCCGGGCGATACCGATCTGTTCCTGATGCCCGGGTGAAGGCGGCTCAGGCGAAGGGATCCTCCGGGTAGCCGACCTCCATCAGGTAGAGCCCGTCCGGCGGGGCGACGGGGCCGCAGCGGGCGCGGTCGCGGGCGTCCAGGGCGGCCTCGACATCGTTGGGGGTCCAGGCGCCCGCGCCGACCCGCTCCAGCGTTCCGGCGAAGCTGCGGACCTGGTTGTGGAGGAACGAGCGGGCGCGGACGTAGAGGTGGACCTCGGCGCCCTCACGCCGGACGTCGAGCGCATCGAGCGTCTTCACCGGGCTCAGCGCCTGGCACATGGTCGAGCGGAAGGTGGTGAAGTCGTGCCGGCCGAGAAGCCGGTTCGCGGCCTCCTGCATCGCATCCACGTCCATCTCCTGCCGGACCTGCCAGACGAGACCCGCATCGAGGGCCGCGGGCGCGCGACGCGGCAGGATGCGGTAGAGATAGCGGCGGGAGATGGCCGAGAAGCGGGCGTGCCAGTCGGGGGCGACCTGCGCGGCTGCGGTGACGGCCACGGGCAGCGGGCGCATGTGGTGGTTGATCGCCTGCGACAGGCGGAAGGGATCCCAATCGCGCTCCGTGTCGAGATGCGCGACCTGCCCGCGGGCGTGGACGCCCGCGTCGGTCCGGCCGGCGCCGGTGACGGTGGTGTTCTCACCGAGCTTCGCTGTCGCTTCCTCCAGCGCCTGCTGAACGGAAGGGTGCGCGCGCTGGCGCTGCCACCCGGCAAAGGGCGCGCCGTGATACTCGATGCGGAGGGCGTAACGGGGCATGACGCCTTGGCCTAGCGGGCGCGGGTGAGGGAGGCAAGTGGGGGTACTGGCGGCATTCGAAGCGCTGAGGGCCGCGCCCGACCTGGAGGGCGCTTGCGGGACGGTGTTGATGGGGCCGCGCCCTCAAGCATCGATGTCGTGCCTTCTGCGAATGACAGCGACAACGCGTCCTCCGGGGGGAGGGTGATCCGGCTTCTCGGAAACTATCCGGTGGACAGTTTCGCCGGATCACGGGCGGAGCCCCGAGCGGGCGCGGCCCGGCCTATCAGCCGGGCGAGACAACCATTCTGCGAGGCGCCGCCCCAGACTTGATCCGCAGGCTTTTGCTATCGAAGCGCATGATCTTCCAAAAGGTCCCGGCGCTTCGGCCGGGACGGTGGCGAGGGTTGTCATGGTCGGGCTTGGCGCGGCGGTCTTCAGGAACGGGAGATCCTCGGGTCGAGCCCGAGGATGACCCCGCGTTGGGAGACCGCAGAAGGCGGTACCGTGGCCGTGGCCCGGACGGCATGCGTTCTAGAGCGCCGCATCGACCCTTGAAGCGCCGCCCCGGACTTGATCCGGGGCCTCCCGCCAACGGCCCCAACGCCACGGCTCCACTGAGACCACCCCGAACGCCGTGCTCGCATTCCGGGCCCGCCGCGCCCATATTGGCCTTCGCACCGATCGCGAGGCCGCCCTTGATCATCAACGACATCGCCGACGGGCTCCTGCGGGGGGTCGAGGATGCGCAGGCCGGGCTGCGGGAGGCTCTGTTCGACCCGGTGATCCGGCTCGGGGTCACGGGGCTCAGCCGATCGGGCAAGACGGTCTTCATCACCTCGCTGGTCGCCAACCTGATGGAGCGGGGGCGGATGCCGCAACTCCGCGCCGCCGCGGACGAGCGGATCACGACCGCCTATCTCCAGCCCCAGCCCGACGACGCGGTGCCGCGCTTTGCCTTCGAGGATCACCTCACCGCCCTCACCGGACCCGAGCCACATTGGCCGGAGAGCACGCGGGCGATCTCCCAGCTTCGGCTCTCGCTCAAGGTGCGGCGGGGCAACTGGGTGACGGGGCTCGGCGGGCCGCGGACCGTGCATCTCGACATCGTGGATTATCCCGGCGAGTGGCTGCTGGACCTGCCGTTGATGGAGAAGAGCTTTCGCCAGTGGTCCGACGAGGTGTTGGCCGCCGCGCGCGATCCGGTGCGGGCGGAGCATGCCGCGCCCTGGCTCGCCGCACTGGAGGAGGCCGATCCGGCCCGCAAGCTCGACGAGCCGGAGGCGCAGCGGCTCGCCGCCGCCTTCACCGACTATCTCGGCCGGATGCGCGCGGCGGGGCTGTCGGGCTTTGCCCCCGGGCGCTTCCTGATGCCCGGCGATCTGGCGGGGAGCCCGGCGCTTACCTTCGCTCCGCTGCCCGCCGGGGCTACGCCCTCGGGCTCGCTGGCGAAGGAGTTCGCGCGGCGGTTCGAGGCCTACAAGCGGCTGGTCGTGAAACCCTTCTTCCGCGACCACTTCGCCCGGATCGACCGGCAGGTGGTGCTTGTCGACGCGCTCGGCGCGATCCATGCGGGGCCGCCGGCTGTGGAGGATCTGCGGGTGGCGATGACCAACATCCTGGAGGCGTTCCGCCCCGGCCCGAACTCCTGGCTCTCCGCGATCCTCGGCAAGCGGGTGGAGCGGATCCTGTTCGCCGCGACCAAGGCGGACCACCTGCACCATAGCCAGCACGCCGCTCTGACCGCGATCATGGAGGCTCTCCTGGCGGACGCGAAGCGCCGCGCGGATTTCAAGGGCGCGCAGACGCAGGCGCTGGCGATTGCCGCGATCAGGGCGACGGTGGAGCAGGAGCTGGCGCATCAGGGGGCCAAGCTGCCGGTCGTGCGCGGCCGGCTGGAGGACAGCGGGAAGGAGGCCGCACTCCATCCCGGCGACCTGCCGAGCGATCCCTCCGCACTGCTGGTGCCGGCGCGCAAAGGCGCTGCGGAATGGCTCGACGAGGGCTACTCCGTGATGCGCTTCGCGCCGCCGGTGCTGAGCCGTGCGCCCGGAGAGGGGCCGCCGCATATCCGGCTGGACCGCGCGGCGGAGTTCCTGATCGGGGATCGGTTGCTGTGACGGGGGTGCTGGAGAGCGTGACGTTTGGTGGTTCGGCCGCAGTTGCGTTGAGCAGGTGGAAGCGCGCTGAGGGCGGCAAGCCATCTGGGCACCTACGTCGCTCACCTGTCCTGCCCGGCTGCCAGGCCGGGCCGCGCCCGCCCGGGGCTCCGCCCGCGATCCGGCGAAACTGTCCACCGGACAGTTTCCGGGAAGCCGGATCACCCTCGCCCAGGAGGGCGCGATGGCGAAGTCATTCGCAGAACACGCAAGGTCGACGCTTGAGAGCGCAAACCCATCAATACCGTCCCGCAAGCGCCCTCCAGGTCGGGCGCGGCCCTCAGCGCATCTCCGCTCTGACAGGGCAAGGCGCTGCAACTAGCCACGTTCATGCGGCGCAAGGAGATCAGATCGATCAGACGCACACCCAGCGTCGGGCGACGCCCTCCGCCCGTCGGTCCCCCCGATTGCAGGTGCCCTCATGACCACCGATCCGCCCCGCCGCGGTCCCGTCCTGATCGAGGATGTGGAGACCCTGCCCGACGCCCCCGCCGTTACCGAGGCGCCGCCCGTTCCCGACGGCCCGCCACCCGCGATGCTGCGCGCGACGCGCATGGCCGCGCGGCGGAGCTCTTGGCGGGGCAGGCTCTTCTGGGGCGCGCTCACCTCGCTCCTCGCGCTCCTGATCGGCAACGCGGCGTGGGAGGCGGTGCTGGCGCTGACCGAGCGCAACCTTTGGCTCGGCCGCGCGGCAATGGCCCTCGCTGCCATCGTCGTCATCATCGCGCTTGCAAGCGTCCTCAAGGAACTCGCCGCCCTCGCCCGCCTCTCCAATGTCGAGACGATCAAGACGAAGGCCGCAGCGGCACTCGCCAGCGGCTCGGTAGACGAAGCGAAGGGCGTCCTCGACAAGCTCCATGGCCTCTATGCGAGCCGCGACGACCTCGCCGATGCGGCGGCCAGCGTGAAGCGTGCGCGCGATGAGACGGTGGACGCCGATGCCCTCCTGGAGCTCGCCGAGCGGCACTACTTCGCGGCCCTCGACCGGCAGGCGGCGGCCGAGGTCCAGTCGGCGGCGCGCACCGTCGCGGGCGTCACGGCGCTGGTGCCGATCGCGCTCGCAGACGTGCTCGCGGCCCTCAGTGCGAACATGCGCATGATCCGCCGGATCGCGGAGATCTATGACGGGCGCGCGGGCGTGGTCGGCACCTGGCGACTGTTCCGCGCGGTGGCCGCGCACATGATCGCGACCGGGGCTGTGGCCGTGGGCGACGATCTGATCGGGGCGGTGGCGGGTGGCGGCGTGCTCGCCAAGGTCTCCCGCCGGTTCGGGGAGGGCGTGGTGAACGGTGCGCTCACGGCCCGCGTCGGCGTCGCGGCGATGGAGGTCTGCCGACCCCTCCCCTTCGCGGCGCTCAAGCGACCGTCCGTGACCTCGATCCTGCAGCGCGCCCTGTCCGGCATGTTCGCGAAAGGCGACGCCTGACCCTCTTGTGCACGCGCCGCGCGAACGGCATCTTCGGGACAAGCTACGGAGGATGCCATGGCCGCGCTCACCATCGACTTCGCCACGTCCGAGGCCGACCTGGAGGTCTGCCGCACGCTGCGCCGGACCGTCTTCATCGAGGAGCAGGGCGTGAGCGAGAGCGACGAGGTCGACGGGCTCGACGACGCCTGCCTCCACGTGCTGGCCCGCGAGGGCGGCGCGCCGATCGGGGCCGCACGGGTCCACATCCAGGGTGGCACCGCGAAGATCGGCCGGGTCTGCGTGCTGCCCCCGGGCCGCGGGCGCGGCATCGGCGGCGAGATCATCGGCTTCATCCTCACCCACCTGCGCGCGGACCCGCAGATCACCCAAGCCAAGCTCGGCTCCCAGATCGCGGCG is a genomic window of Pontivivens ytuae containing:
- a CDS encoding KAP family P-loop NTPase fold protein, with the translated sequence MEKINDVLGRSEDAETVARFAAARATGPQGLVLNVDAAWGMGKTTFLRLLKKRLGDDAVMVNAWESDFADDPLLPVLKAVTEALRSGSGSAETVANSLLQKGSRMALTIGKGMAKQVGRKMIGEAVEEVAEQIGETGAEITEAGLSAALDEASTALIARFETQQKTVTDFKEALVEAVKDRDTPLHILIDELDRCRPTYAIEMLERIKHLFGVRNVAFVIATDTEQLQHSIRAVYGEGFDAKAYLRRFFDRTYRFDEGSLQGIILNSPEASIIRDAELPMPHDVDPLHVLEQMLEAQNASLRDARQCLTIIADTMHVWDKPVPLNLAVLIPLIVIHQQGFHTEFNDIEREAWRGEEGVQRALDAHAKIFAKPIHLGVPRYTQGDEEYPVALTLETYFRNVWSLRGQQEKLAETGLPKAMVALLAQDIDEAWFQISWGPTINDEHVWDCAFNYYPALIRKAGRLS
- a CDS encoding YcjX family protein; its protein translation is MIINDIADGLLRGVEDAQAGLREALFDPVIRLGVTGLSRSGKTVFITSLVANLMERGRMPQLRAAADERITTAYLQPQPDDAVPRFAFEDHLTALTGPEPHWPESTRAISQLRLSLKVRRGNWVTGLGGPRTVHLDIVDYPGEWLLDLPLMEKSFRQWSDEVLAAARDPVRAEHAAPWLAALEEADPARKLDEPEAQRLAAAFTDYLGRMRAAGLSGFAPGRFLMPGDLAGSPALTFAPLPAGATPSGSLAKEFARRFEAYKRLVVKPFFRDHFARIDRQVVLVDALGAIHAGPPAVEDLRVAMTNILEAFRPGPNSWLSAILGKRVERILFAATKADHLHHSQHAALTAIMEALLADAKRRADFKGAQTQALAIAAIRATVEQELAHQGAKLPVVRGRLEDSGKEAALHPGDLPSDPSALLVPARKGAAEWLDEGYSVMRFAPPVLSRAPGEGPPHIRLDRAAEFLIGDRLL
- a CDS encoding CoxG family protein, whose protein sequence is MEMSGTREIAAPRATVWAALNDPEVLKACIPGCQELTGSPEDGFEATVVQKVGPVKATFRGGVTLEDVTAPESYRLVGEGKGGAAGFAKGAADVKLTETAEGTELAYTVDAKVGGKLAQLGSRIVDGFAKKMADQFFERFKDEVEGAGVS
- a CDS encoding GNAT family N-acetyltransferase produces the protein MAALTIDFATSEADLEVCRTLRRTVFIEEQGVSESDEVDGLDDACLHVLAREGGAPIGAARVHIQGGTAKIGRVCVLPPGRGRGIGGEIIGFILTHLRADPQITQAKLGSQIAAMSLYSRAGFRPVGDRYMEAGLEHQDMEHTLE
- a CDS encoding DinB family protein — protein: MTKPLAGLVVHFFNHQTHHRGQVNAMLTAAGERPGDTDLFLMPG
- a CDS encoding DinB family protein, producing the protein MISPDWVRMMARYNAWQNGLVYDCAERVGAAARQAERGAFFGSIEKTLNHLLWADRMWMSRFAGTPKPKTGSIAASVGEEADWATLAAERVAMDRVISDWAAGWRRAR
- the truA gene encoding tRNA pseudouridine(38-40) synthase TruA, producing MPRYALRIEYHGAPFAGWQRQRAHPSVQQALEEATAKLGENTTVTGAGRTDAGVHARGQVAHLDTERDWDPFRLSQAINHHMRPLPVAVTAAAQVAPDWHARFSAISRRYLYRILPRRAPAALDAGLVWQVRQEMDVDAMQEAANRLLGRHDFTTFRSTMCQALSPVKTLDALDVRREGAEVHLYVRARSFLHNQVRSFAGTLERVGAGAWTPNDVEAALDARDRARCGPVAPPDGLYLMEVGYPEDPFA
- a CDS encoding helix-turn-helix domain-containing protein encodes the protein MTRTKLYAGVQLRELRRRHDLTQKAFAARLGVSLSYLNQMENNHRPVASSVLLALAREFAYDISTLDAGEAERLVADMKEALADPGLGEVPVPDLSLVASNAPALARAFLALHRQHREVRDRLATLDARMAGTGHAPQPWEEVRDFFHYCDNYIDAIDRAAEGFAARHLTGVDALEDCAAWLKAQGTQLIRLPRGPLRRYEGDTLTISTEPERATQLFQVLHQVGLIAHGDLIDATLDLARFSTQDARDIARVGLANYFAGAALLPYGDFARAAREMRHDLERLARRFGASIEQVAHRLSTLQRPGEKGVPFFFVRVDPAGTITKRHSATRLQFARFGGACPLWNVHRAFETPGRFLTQLAQTPDGVRYVCLAREVTKPGGSYRAQVPRHAIGLGCEVEHAGELIYADGMRVDDAAAFEPIGVSCRICERTRCHQRALPPLERPVRIDANRRGALPYALE
- a CDS encoding YcjF family protein — encoded protein: MTTDPPRRGPVLIEDVETLPDAPAVTEAPPVPDGPPPAMLRATRMAARRSSWRGRLFWGALTSLLALLIGNAAWEAVLALTERNLWLGRAAMALAAIVVIIALASVLKELAALARLSNVETIKTKAAAALASGSVDEAKGVLDKLHGLYASRDDLADAAASVKRARDETVDADALLELAERHYFAALDRQAAAEVQSAARTVAGVTALVPIALADVLAALSANMRMIRRIAEIYDGRAGVVGTWRLFRAVAAHMIATGAVAVGDDLIGAVAGGGVLAKVSRRFGEGVVNGALTARVGVAAMEVCRPLPFAALKRPSVTSILQRALSGMFAKGDA